A portion of the Chloroflexota bacterium genome contains these proteins:
- a CDS encoding copper chaperone PCu(A)C: MKKFYFILGLIIALAAVLSACQSAAEGPAVVIEGAWGRPSPKVATAGAFYMLIKNQGSEADKLVSGISPACGTVELHESYMTDEGAMGMRPVQDGYIEIPAGGEAELKIGGLHIMCIDKLEDFDIGAVLPLTLTFEKSGEMTVDIEIKEP, encoded by the coding sequence ATGAAAAAATTCTACTTTATCCTCGGTCTTATCATCGCGCTGGCGGCTGTGCTTTCCGCCTGCCAATCAGCAGCAGAAGGCCCTGCGGTTGTAATTGAAGGCGCCTGGGGACGTCCCTCCCCCAAAGTGGCGACCGCAGGCGCATTCTATATGCTCATCAAAAATCAAGGCAGCGAAGCTGACAAGCTGGTATCCGGAATTTCCCCAGCATGCGGGACTGTTGAACTGCACGAATCCTACATGACTGATGAAGGCGCAATGGGGATGCGGCCTGTCCAGGATGGCTATATCGAAATCCCCGCTGGTGGTGAAGCCGAACTAAAAATAGGCGGGTTGCACATCATGTGCATTGACAAGCTGGAAGATTTCGACATTGGCGCAGTGTTGCCACTCACGCTGACTTTCGAAAAATCAGGCGAGATGACAGTCGATATCGAAATCAAAGAACCCTAA
- a CDS encoding ABC transporter ATP-binding protein — MQQTEWMIDLKNIRKTFDGPAGPIHALREVSLKVSPGEFVGVRGPSGSGKSTLLNMITGIDRPTSGEINVSGAQLNDLSENELARWRGKNIGVIFQFFQLLPTLTIIENVMLPMDFCRVWKPRERPERALHLLDQVGLADQAYKLPNTLSGGQQQRAAIARALANDPPLVMGDEPTGNLDSKSADRVFYLFDDLVRDGKTFMMVTHDTSLASRIPRVVEVLDGELFDNGNHQA, encoded by the coding sequence ATGCAGCAAACTGAATGGATGATTGATCTGAAAAATATCCGTAAGACTTTTGATGGCCCGGCCGGGCCAATCCATGCTTTGCGAGAAGTGTCGCTCAAAGTCAGTCCAGGCGAATTTGTCGGGGTGCGCGGCCCCTCCGGGAGTGGGAAATCTACCCTGCTGAATATGATTACCGGTATCGACCGCCCTACCAGCGGGGAGATCAACGTATCTGGGGCGCAGCTCAATGACCTGAGCGAAAATGAGCTGGCGCGCTGGCGCGGTAAAAATATCGGTGTGATCTTCCAGTTTTTTCAATTGCTTCCTACGCTGACGATTATCGAAAACGTGATGCTGCCGATGGATTTTTGCCGCGTCTGGAAACCGCGTGAACGCCCGGAGCGTGCGCTGCACTTGCTCGATCAGGTTGGTTTGGCCGATCAGGCTTATAAATTACCCAATACCCTTTCTGGCGGTCAGCAGCAGCGCGCCGCGATTGCGCGTGCCCTGGCAAATGATCCCCCGCTGGTGATGGGCGATGAACCCACTGGCAACCTCGATAGCAAATCGGCGGATCGGGTTTTCTATCTTTTTGATGACCTTGTTCGGGATGGGAAAACCTTCATGATGGTCACTCACGACACGAGCCTCGCCAGCCGCATCCCGCGCGTGGTCGAAGTTCTCGATGGCGAGCTATTCGATAACGGGAATCATCAGGCATGA
- a CDS encoding ABC transporter permease yields MKTAFKKVWRDLWRNKGRTIMVVLSIAVGVMAVGMIVSGNQLVIGQMAASHLQSNPSHGWLFLNGVIDENTVRSLKSVPGVADVEGYAETSIRWKTTLEGEWQEGRIIAYPDFENQKFDQLTLMDGSWPEERLIAVEASHIDSFTTPGISGTVYFEINERPRQYVINGTVRNPFEWPLPFGQNAAFYVTPDIFEHVAQYRGVDTLRITLTDYSKENVLSVADAIDEKLQKIGLSVGFTEPLHPEEHYLQEMINGVGMVLSVMAIGALGLSTMLVINTMNALIAQQIPQIGIMKAIGGLRRQISILYLSAILIYGLLSLLIAVPLGAYTGNIFAQWMLKLLNVPVTPFEILPDVLVLQIVIGLLTPLLAGLYPVLQGVAIPAARAISQTGLGRGLYGRRLIDRFLAGIRGMPRMAALSLRNTFRRLGRVLLTLLTLTISGAIFMMVNSTQYSFEKTIDTIFAGFGYEIQIVFEKYQRIDEVVPLIESRPNVANAEMWTFRTAKTRLPGTSGPGSEYEVFLRGVPSQSPFFTPEMTAGRMIQPEDGQAILLNQKLAGKMGVQVGDEIIIDLPNIGDSRWTVVGLVFDLNGRDQNTAFANIEVLNRSLHNVGRSAVAMVQATEQSVVVQKAVEADLQEFFDASGMPVSSSAIASEDRAQASAQFGVLTQVLMVMTVLMAIVGSMGLSGTLSINVIERRREIGVMRAVGASSRDVSLIFIGEGLMLGLVSWLLAVPIGLSAGPIFVKTLGNVIDFPAVYYPSYQGIWLWLGIVALLSVLASWVPARRATRISVNESLAYE; encoded by the coding sequence ATGAAAACTGCTTTTAAAAAAGTCTGGCGTGATTTGTGGCGTAATAAGGGGCGTACCATCATGGTGGTGTTGAGCATTGCCGTGGGGGTGATGGCCGTTGGGATGATTGTTTCGGGCAATCAACTGGTTATCGGGCAAATGGCGGCATCGCACCTTCAGAGCAATCCTTCGCATGGCTGGCTCTTTTTGAATGGTGTGATTGATGAAAATACTGTTCGCAGTTTAAAGAGCGTCCCCGGCGTAGCAGATGTGGAAGGTTATGCAGAAACCAGTATTCGTTGGAAAACCACGCTCGAAGGTGAATGGCAGGAAGGCCGCATTATCGCTTACCCGGATTTTGAGAACCAGAAATTCGATCAACTTACGCTTATGGATGGGAGTTGGCCCGAAGAGCGCCTGATTGCTGTTGAAGCTTCCCATATCGATTCATTTACTACTCCGGGGATAAGCGGAACGGTTTATTTTGAGATCAATGAACGCCCACGCCAATATGTCATTAACGGAACGGTGCGGAATCCTTTCGAGTGGCCGCTGCCCTTTGGGCAAAATGCCGCTTTTTATGTGACTCCCGACATTTTTGAACATGTGGCCCAATATCGCGGCGTCGATACTCTGCGCATTACGCTAACCGACTACAGCAAGGAAAATGTCCTTAGCGTTGCCGATGCGATTGATGAAAAATTGCAGAAAATTGGCCTGTCGGTGGGTTTTACCGAACCATTGCACCCCGAAGAACATTATTTACAAGAGATGATTAACGGGGTGGGTATGGTGCTTTCGGTGATGGCAATTGGTGCGTTAGGGCTGAGTACGATGTTGGTGATCAATACCATGAACGCGCTGATCGCCCAACAGATTCCCCAAATTGGCATTATGAAAGCGATTGGTGGGTTACGCAGGCAAATTTCGATTCTATATCTCTCAGCGATTTTAATATATGGCTTGCTCAGCTTGTTGATCGCCGTTCCGTTAGGCGCGTATACGGGCAATATTTTTGCCCAATGGATGCTGAAACTGCTGAATGTGCCTGTCACGCCTTTTGAGATTTTGCCCGACGTTCTTGTTTTACAAATTGTGATCGGTTTGCTCACACCGTTGCTGGCTGGTTTGTATCCGGTGTTACAAGGCGTTGCCATTCCGGCGGCGCGTGCGATAAGTCAAACGGGTTTGGGGCGCGGGCTATATGGCCGCCGTCTGATTGATCGCTTCTTAGCGGGTATCCGCGGGATGCCGCGTATGGCGGCGCTCTCGTTACGCAACACTTTCCGCAGGCTGGGGCGCGTGCTGCTCACCTTGCTGACCCTCACCATTTCCGGCGCGATATTCATGATGGTTAACAGCACGCAATATTCTTTCGAAAAAACTATCGACACGATTTTTGCCGGGTTTGGCTACGAGATCCAAATTGTCTTCGAGAAATACCAGCGCATCGATGAAGTTGTTCCGTTGATCGAGTCACGCCCTAATGTTGCCAATGCCGAAATGTGGACCTTCCGCACGGCCAAGACGCGCCTGCCGGGAACCTCGGGGCCGGGCAGCGAATATGAAGTCTTCCTGCGCGGGGTGCCTTCGCAATCGCCCTTCTTTACGCCAGAAATGACTGCCGGGCGTATGATCCAGCCGGAAGATGGTCAGGCAATTCTGCTCAATCAGAAACTGGCCGGGAAGATGGGCGTTCAGGTTGGCGATGAAATTATCATCGATCTGCCCAATATTGGCGATTCTCGCTGGACGGTGGTTGGTCTGGTTTTCGACCTGAACGGGCGTGACCAGAATACTGCTTTTGCCAATATCGAAGTTCTCAACCGCTCTTTACACAATGTAGGCCGCTCGGCGGTAGCGATGGTACAGGCTACAGAGCAAAGTGTGGTTGTGCAAAAAGCTGTCGAAGCCGATCTTCAGGAATTTTTTGACGCCAGTGGAATGCCGGTTTCATCTTCGGCGATTGCCTCCGAAGATCGCGCCCAGGCCAGCGCTCAATTTGGCGTGCTAACTCAGGTGCTGATGGTGATGACCGTTTTGATGGCAATAGTGGGCAGTATGGGGCTTTCGGGCACGCTCTCGATCAACGTGATTGAGCGCCGCCGTGAAATTGGCGTTATGCGTGCTGTGGGGGCCTCCTCACGCGATGTCAGCCTGATTTTCATCGGGGAAGGTTTGATGTTGGGGTTGGTAAGCTGGCTGCTGGCCGTTCCAATTGGCCTGAGCGCCGGGCCGATATTTGTAAAAACGCTTGGCAATGTAATCGATTTTCCTGCCGTGTATTATCCATCTTATCAGGGCATCTGGCTCTGGCTGGGAATCGTTGCTTTGCTCTCTGTGTTGGCAAGCTGGGTTCCTGCCCGCCGGGCCACGCGCATCAGCGTCAATGAGAGTCTGGCGTATGAATAA
- a CDS encoding MFS transporter, whose product MFSKLKTMNREHLAWYLYDFGNSAYAAVVLLAVYSAYFKGAVVGGAEGSRLWGIAVGIAMLVVAVVAPVLGAIADFSASKKRFLLMFSAVTWVFTALLFFVQKGDILMGVVFFILAEIGYRGGQVFYNSLLPEIATPEELGKVSGNGWAIGSLGGILCLVLVLPPIVLVDGDLMVRLSLVFTAVFFAVSAIPLFRWIDERAEAKPLPAGENYVSMAFKRLGATLKSIRRFREFVKFMISFLIYNDGIIMALDFAAIIGAVLFGMTQTQLIIFMIIVQITSVAGAYIFAAYGERVGYKRSLIYSIIMMMAIVIWMIFAQSLTVFFVIGAFAGFALTGVQSISRTMVGQFAPKGQSAEFFGFFAIAGRTSSFIGPTIYGIIAFEAAQWFMKQRGLTELLAEQNGQRVAVVSIAIFLLVGLVILLFVNEKKARQAAIDEAA is encoded by the coding sequence ATGTTTTCAAAACTAAAAACTATGAACCGTGAACACCTTGCCTGGTATTTGTATGATTTTGGTAACTCAGCTTATGCGGCAGTAGTATTATTAGCTGTATATTCGGCCTATTTTAAGGGGGCAGTTGTTGGCGGCGCGGAAGGTTCGCGTTTGTGGGGAATTGCGGTGGGGATTGCCATGCTGGTTGTGGCTGTCGTCGCGCCCGTTTTAGGCGCGATCGCCGACTTTTCGGCATCGAAGAAACGTTTCCTGTTGATGTTTTCGGCAGTTACCTGGGTGTTTACCGCACTGTTATTCTTTGTGCAAAAAGGCGATATTCTCATGGGTGTGGTTTTCTTCATCCTGGCGGAGATCGGCTATCGCGGCGGGCAAGTATTTTATAATTCGCTGCTTCCGGAGATCGCCACTCCCGAAGAGTTGGGTAAAGTGTCGGGGAATGGTTGGGCAATCGGGTCTCTGGGTGGCATCCTGTGCCTTGTGCTGGTGCTACCCCCGATTGTGCTCGTCGATGGCGATCTGATGGTGCGCCTCTCACTGGTGTTCACAGCGGTTTTCTTTGCGGTTTCTGCCATTCCGCTCTTCCGCTGGATCGATGAGCGCGCGGAGGCAAAACCGCTGCCCGCGGGTGAAAATTATGTCAGCATGGCGTTCAAACGCCTGGGGGCGACGCTGAAATCTATTCGCCGTTTCCGCGAATTTGTCAAATTCATGATCTCATTTTTGATTTATAACGATGGGATTATTATGGCGCTGGATTTTGCTGCTATTATCGGGGCGGTACTTTTTGGCATGACGCAAACACAATTGATTATTTTTATGATCATTGTTCAGATCACCAGTGTGGCGGGTGCTTATATTTTTGCCGCATATGGTGAGCGCGTGGGTTATAAACGCTCACTCATATATTCGATCATCATGATGATGGCTATCGTGATCTGGATGATTTTTGCTCAATCGCTGACAGTTTTCTTTGTGATTGGCGCTTTCGCCGGATTTGCCCTGACTGGCGTGCAATCCATCAGCCGCACAATGGTAGGGCAATTTGCGCCCAAAGGGCAAAGTGCTGAATTCTTTGGTTTCTTTGCCATTGCTGGACGCACATCTTCTTTCATTGGCCCCACGATATACGGCATCATTGCTTTCGAGGCCGCACAATGGTTTATGAAGCAACGCGGGCTGACAGAATTACTCGCCGAGCAGAATGGTCAACGGGTGGCGGTGGTTTCAATCGCCATATTCTTGCTGGTTGGTTTAGTGATATTGCTCTTTGTGAATGAGAAGAAGGCGCGTCAAGCTGCCATTGATGAAGCAGCATAA
- a CDS encoding HlyD family efflux transporter periplasmic adaptor subunit: MNFKRITTNFTLLISAALLVACGSKATPQADAPTEIPVVSDFAVVAEGRLVPKESAQLGFVSSGHVAEIRVAEGDVVAAGDVIARLGNRETLETGIANAQLELAAAQLELLSARQDLQSLYDNWPAAATAAQEALTNAREAARSTERTLSYRTSPADQTDIDVAWSQVVLAEKELDDAKEEFEPYEDKPADNLARATFQSLLAEAQGSYDDAVRRYNALVNTANDFEISQAEANNAIAQARLEQAQQDYDELLTGPEPDQVALAEMRIAAAEARVAAAQSNIAAAQAALDDLDLVATFSGTIVELNLIVGEQVSPGAPVVTLADFSQWYVETDNLTEIEVVDIAVGQAVTIVPDAMPEVELTGSVDTIADFFEEKRGDVTYTARVILDEVDPLLRWGMTVVLTFVE, encoded by the coding sequence ATGAATTTCAAACGAATTACAACCAACTTTACACTATTGATCAGCGCGGCGCTCCTTGTTGCCTGTGGCTCAAAGGCCACCCCCCAGGCCGATGCCCCAACCGAGATTCCGGTTGTCTCAGATTTTGCTGTGGTTGCCGAAGGTCGTTTGGTGCCGAAAGAATCGGCTCAGCTTGGCTTTGTGAGTAGCGGCCATGTGGCGGAAATTCGGGTTGCCGAGGGGGATGTCGTCGCCGCCGGAGATGTGATTGCCCGTTTAGGGAATCGAGAAACCCTGGAAACGGGCATCGCCAACGCGCAATTGGAGTTGGCTGCTGCTCAATTGGAGTTGCTCTCAGCCCGGCAGGATTTACAGTCCCTCTACGACAATTGGCCCGCCGCCGCGACCGCGGCTCAGGAGGCACTCACCAATGCGCGTGAAGCCGCGCGCAGCACCGAGCGTACCCTGAGCTATCGTACCTCACCCGCCGATCAAACCGATATTGATGTGGCCTGGTCGCAAGTGGTTTTGGCCGAAAAAGAACTCGACGACGCTAAAGAAGAATTTGAACCCTACGAAGATAAACCCGCCGATAATCTTGCCCGTGCTACTTTTCAGAGTTTATTGGCGGAAGCTCAGGGCAGTTATGACGATGCCGTGCGGCGCTATAACGCACTCGTAAATACAGCCAACGATTTCGAAATCTCTCAGGCAGAGGCCAATAACGCCATTGCCCAGGCACGCCTGGAGCAAGCGCAACAAGACTACGACGAGTTGCTAACTGGCCCCGAACCGGATCAGGTTGCCCTGGCTGAAATGCGCATAGCCGCGGCAGAAGCTCGCGTGGCTGCTGCGCAAAGCAATATTGCCGCTGCGCAGGCTGCCCTCGATGATCTTGATCTCGTGGCGACATTTTCCGGTACGATTGTGGAATTGAATCTGATAGTTGGTGAACAAGTTTCCCCCGGAGCGCCAGTGGTAACACTGGCCGATTTTTCCCAATGGTATGTCGAAACTGATAATCTGACCGAAATTGAAGTTGTTGATATTGCTGTTGGGCAGGCCGTTACCATCGTCCCCGATGCCATGCCCGAGGTGGAGCTAACCGGCAGCGTAGATACGATAGCCGATTTTTTTGAAGAGAAGCGCGGCGACGTAACCTATACTGCCCGCGTCATCCTCGACGAAGTGGACCCTCTCCTGCGGTGGGGCATGACCGTCGTATTGACGTTTGTGGAGTGA
- a CDS encoding TIGR02206 family membrane protein, whose translation MSQYFAVDYVGAPFVLFGIAHLTALGAVAISIILLVCLSKQLNENQRQSVRYGLAIVLMFNEISYHIWNIVNDRWSLQWNLPLHLCSIFVWLSVYMLLTKNHAIFEFAYFLGISAAIQPLLTPDAGTYGFPHFYPVQLFISHGSIIAAAVFMAAVEGYRPRVASIWRIIIWGNIYLLVVTGINLLISSNYLYTLHKPHVPTLLDYLGPWPWYLLSAEGVALALCGLLYLPYLSGNRK comes from the coding sequence ATGAGCCAGTATTTTGCCGTTGACTACGTCGGAGCGCCCTTTGTTCTTTTCGGGATTGCTCATCTGACAGCTCTGGGTGCAGTTGCAATCTCGATTATCCTGCTGGTATGCCTCAGTAAGCAACTGAATGAAAATCAGCGTCAAAGCGTTCGCTATGGTTTAGCGATTGTGCTCATGTTCAACGAAATCAGCTACCACATCTGGAATATTGTCAATGATCGGTGGAGTTTGCAATGGAATTTGCCCCTCCATCTGTGCTCCATATTTGTGTGGCTGAGCGTGTATATGCTTTTAACTAAAAATCACGCAATTTTTGAATTCGCCTATTTTCTCGGTATTAGCGCCGCCATCCAGCCCCTTCTGACGCCTGACGCGGGCACCTATGGCTTTCCCCACTTCTACCCGGTTCAGCTCTTTATATCACATGGCAGCATCATTGCCGCGGCAGTTTTTATGGCTGCGGTTGAAGGATATCGCCCGCGCGTGGCCTCCATCTGGCGCATTATCATCTGGGGGAATATCTATTTGCTCGTTGTTACTGGCATCAACTTGTTAATCAGCAGCAATTATCTTTACACACTGCATAAGCCCCACGTTCCTACGCTGCTCGATTATCTTGGCCCGTGGCCCTGGTATTTGCTCAGCGCCGAAGGCGTTGCTTTGGCGCTCTGTGGGCTGCTCTACCTGCCGTATCTTTCCGGGAACCGCAAATAA
- a CDS encoding 1-acyl-sn-glycerol-3-phosphate acyltransferase, translating to MSYFQFQRRAPMRLVLKSLIYAAMGLFSEMEIRGRENIPAEGPLIIAANHFSFADPVALIRIAPWDIDFIAAAVPGFAPKWSTYLPKLWGAFWVYRGTGSRDALRSAETLLKNGGRLGIFPEGGAWAQVLRPPRPGAAYLTTRGNAMILPVGLYGLNDIFPLRMWNRPKVVAQIGKPFGPFNVSGRGRERREQLDAVGHTIMQKIAELIPPEMRGRYSDDPAIREAAKPFEAYPWEDAVEGDVVS from the coding sequence ATGAGTTATTTTCAGTTTCAGCGTCGCGCCCCGATGCGTCTGGTTTTGAAGTCACTGATCTATGCTGCAATGGGTTTATTCTCTGAAATGGAAATTCGGGGTCGGGAGAATATTCCCGCTGAAGGACCTTTGATTATCGCGGCCAATCATTTTAGTTTTGCCGATCCGGTAGCATTAATTCGGATCGCTCCCTGGGATATTGACTTCATTGCCGCCGCGGTGCCTGGTTTTGCTCCCAAGTGGTCTACTTATTTACCCAAACTTTGGGGAGCGTTCTGGGTTTATCGCGGCACTGGTTCGCGTGATGCTTTGCGCTCGGCTGAAACTCTGTTGAAAAATGGCGGCAGGTTGGGCATCTTCCCCGAGGGGGGAGCCTGGGCGCAGGTCTTGCGTCCGCCGCGTCCGGGCGCGGCCTACCTGACCACGCGCGGGAATGCAATGATATTGCCGGTGGGTTTATATGGCCTGAATGATATTTTCCCGTTGCGGATGTGGAATCGCCCGAAGGTGGTGGCTCAAATTGGCAAACCTTTTGGCCCCTTTAATGTTTCGGGTCGTGGACGTGAACGACGCGAACAACTTGATGCGGTTGGACATACCATCATGCAGAAAATTGCCGAGTTGATTCCCCCTGAGATGCGTGGCCGTTATTCAGATGATCCCGCTATTCGAGAGGCCGCCAAACCTTTTGAAGCTTACCCCTGGGAAGATGCGGTGGAAGGGGATGTTGTCAGCTAA
- a CDS encoding DeoR/GlpR transcriptional regulator, with protein MNSLPENRLQRILSLLQTADALTIRELAENLTVSQMTIHRDLNKLAEDGLILKIHGGAKLASETATPPNAALICDMCHQPISPRHAFILDCSDNEQKSACCPHCGLMMNCGENTPRIALATDFIYGHKTNALSASYLVGSVVTVCCSPSVLVFADAKDGQRFQRGFGGELMNHAQTQAHLRHTHIENQHG; from the coding sequence ATGAACTCACTTCCTGAAAATCGCCTACAGAGAATTTTATCGCTGCTGCAAACTGCTGATGCACTCACCATCCGTGAACTGGCAGAGAACTTAACCGTCTCGCAAATGACCATCCACCGCGATCTGAATAAGCTGGCCGAAGATGGACTCATCCTAAAAATTCACGGTGGGGCAAAACTCGCCAGCGAAACAGCCACACCACCAAACGCAGCCTTGATTTGTGATATGTGCCATCAGCCCATTTCACCGCGGCACGCTTTTATCCTGGATTGTTCAGACAACGAACAGAAAAGCGCCTGCTGCCCTCATTGCGGGTTGATGATGAACTGCGGCGAGAACACGCCGCGCATTGCATTGGCGACAGATTTTATCTACGGGCACAAAACCAACGCACTAAGCGCCAGCTATCTTGTTGGCAGTGTGGTAACTGTATGCTGCTCACCATCAGTACTGGTCTTTGCAGATGCGAAAGATGGGCAACGATTTCAGCGCGGTTTTGGCGGCGAGTTGATGAATCACGCACAAACCCAGGCGCATTTGCGCCACACTCACATTGAGAACCAGCATGGCTGA
- a CDS encoding ClbS/DfsB family four-helix bundle protein — protein sequence MNNPPSKKELLETIQQHWNELNELLAELSEEQMLDPTVQDNWSIKDILAHIATWEELATDRLTAGLSGTPANYPIMKSWDDINAYNTERYIVNQNRPLEKVLEEIHRIHEEYIAQIEKLDDDFIAGPMPFEWAKDTSVHTLISANAHWHYTEHIEAIEKWMK from the coding sequence ATGAACAACCCCCCATCCAAAAAAGAATTACTGGAAACCATTCAGCAACACTGGAATGAGTTGAACGAATTACTCGCCGAACTCAGCGAGGAACAAATGCTTGACCCGACTGTGCAAGATAACTGGAGCATTAAAGATATTCTGGCGCATATCGCTACGTGGGAGGAACTTGCTACAGACCGTCTCACCGCGGGATTGAGTGGAACTCCAGCAAATTATCCCATTATGAAATCATGGGATGATATTAACGCCTATAATACTGAGCGTTACATAGTCAATCAAAACCGCCCACTCGAAAAAGTGTTGGAAGAAATCCACCGCATCCACGAAGAATATATCGCACAAATTGAAAAACTGGATGATGATTTTATCGCCGGGCCGATGCCATTTGAGTGGGCTAAAGATACAAGCGTCCACACGCTCATCTCGGCAAATGCGCATTGGCACTACACCGAGCATATTGAAGCTATCGAAAAATGGATGAAATGA
- the pepF gene encoding oligoendopeptidase F, whose translation MSQKSLPQRNEVPLEETWDLASIFASPEEWKKGVHQVNSLLPQIAAYQGKLGTSPQMLAKTLHEVEELLILAMKVFVYTGLAGSVDMADQEAQAMFGQARGLVAKARATTAFLEPELMQIGFETLETWAAEEADLEIYVHYFDQLKQGQQHIRSTEVEEVLAYVSESLPPKQTLTTYSALTNADLKFQPAVDTQGAEIEVGQSSIDSLITHSDREARRTGWQNYADGYLSFKNTLAAIQTTALQRDVLTMRTRNYESALQASLKPNTIPEEVFHNLISVFQKNLPTWHRYWRIRRKALGYDNFHVYDIKAPLMKEKPFIAYDQAVEWIAAGMAPLGEEYVEVLRRGCTVDRWIDRARNKGKRQGAFSWGSYGTQPFIMMSYADDIFSLSTLAHELGHSMHSYYTRQTQPFVYSQYTLFVAEVASNFNQALVRDYLFKTQNDATFQLALVEEAMSNFHRYFFIMPTLARWELEMHQRFEKGEPLNAQIMSTRCAELFKEGYGEEVEFDQDRIGITWAQFGHMYMDFYVYQYATGISAANALANGVLQGKVRAAENYLNFLKAGNSTYPLDTLKMAGVNMTTPEPVEQAFAVLASYVDKFEKLVA comes from the coding sequence ATGTCTCAAAAATCCCTACCTCAACGCAATGAAGTTCCGCTCGAAGAAACCTGGGATTTAGCCAGTATCTTCGCAAGCCCCGAAGAATGGAAAAAAGGCGTTCACCAGGTAAACTCATTGCTGCCACAAATCGCCGCCTATCAAGGAAAATTGGGGACCAGCCCACAAATGCTTGCAAAGACACTGCATGAAGTTGAAGAACTCTTGATTCTGGCGATGAAGGTCTTCGTCTACACAGGCTTGGCTGGCTCCGTAGATATGGCTGACCAGGAGGCGCAGGCGATGTTCGGACAAGCCCGCGGGCTGGTTGCCAAAGCGAGGGCGACGACTGCTTTTTTAGAGCCTGAACTCATGCAGATTGGGTTTGAAACCCTGGAAACATGGGCAGCCGAAGAAGCCGATTTGGAAATCTACGTCCACTATTTCGACCAGCTCAAACAAGGCCAGCAGCATATTCGTTCCACCGAAGTTGAAGAAGTATTGGCCTATGTTTCTGAATCACTGCCGCCAAAACAAACGCTAACCACCTATTCTGCGCTTACCAATGCCGATCTGAAATTTCAACCTGCAGTAGATACCCAGGGCGCAGAGATTGAAGTCGGGCAGAGCAGCATCGACTCGCTCATCACCCACTCCGACCGCGAAGCACGCCGTACTGGCTGGCAGAATTACGCCGATGGTTATTTGTCGTTCAAAAATACGTTGGCCGCGATCCAAACCACCGCGCTGCAACGCGATGTGCTCACGATGCGCACCCGCAACTATGAGTCGGCGCTACAGGCTTCACTCAAACCCAACACGATCCCGGAGGAAGTTTTCCACAATCTGATTAGCGTATTTCAGAAAAACCTACCCACCTGGCATCGTTATTGGCGCATCCGCCGCAAAGCGTTGGGCTATGATAACTTCCACGTTTACGATATCAAAGCTCCGCTAATGAAGGAGAAGCCCTTCATCGCCTACGATCAGGCCGTCGAGTGGATTGCTGCGGGTATGGCGCCCCTGGGCGAAGAATATGTCGAAGTGCTGCGCCGCGGCTGCACGGTAGACCGCTGGATTGACCGCGCCCGCAACAAGGGCAAACGTCAGGGCGCATTTTCGTGGGGCAGTTATGGCACGCAGCCCTTCATCATGATGAGCTATGCCGATGATATTTTCAGCCTGAGCACCCTGGCGCATGAACTCGGCCATTCCATGCACTCTTACTACACACGTCAAACACAGCCGTTTGTTTACTCACAATACACGCTCTTTGTGGCCGAAGTGGCATCGAATTTCAATCAAGCCCTGGTGCGGGATTATTTATTCAAGACGCAAAACGACGCGACCTTCCAGTTGGCTCTGGTCGAGGAGGCGATGTCCAACTTCCACAGGTATTTCTTCATTATGCCCACTTTGGCGCGTTGGGAACTGGAAATGCACCAGCGCTTTGAAAAGGGAGAGCCACTCAACGCCCAAATTATGAGCACCCGCTGCGCTGAACTCTTCAAGGAAGGCTACGGCGAAGAAGTTGAATTCGATCAGGATCGCATTGGTATCACCTGGGCGCAGTTTGGGCATATGTATATGGATTTCTATGTCTATCAATATGCGACTGGCATCTCTGCAGCCAATGCTTTGGCAAACGGTGTTTTGCAGGGTAAAGTCAGAGCAGCTGAAAACTATCTAAACTTCCTCAAAGCCGGAAATTCAACCTATCCCCTGGATACGCTGAAAATGGCTGGCGTAAATATGACCACCCCCGAGCCTGTCGAGCAGGCTTTCGCCGTATTGGCAAGTTATGTGGACAAGTTTGAAAAATTGGTAGCATAA